In Streptomyces violaceusniger Tu 4113, one DNA window encodes the following:
- a CDS encoding helix-turn-helix domain-containing protein translates to MRWNLRLTAANKGIWKASELQRSLAEHGLVISAGKMSGLWSGQPVSLKLEDLDVICVVLGCEIGDLLIPEPEKVNRPGREDVGQAAVGSRTVAPAVVPKRRDGRSLPPA, encoded by the coding sequence ATGAGGTGGAACCTGCGGCTGACCGCCGCGAACAAGGGTATCTGGAAGGCGTCCGAGCTCCAACGAAGCCTGGCCGAACACGGGTTGGTGATCTCGGCGGGGAAGATGTCCGGGCTGTGGTCCGGTCAGCCGGTCTCCCTCAAGCTGGAGGACCTGGATGTCATCTGCGTCGTGCTCGGCTGCGAGATCGGTGACCTGCTGATTCCCGAGCCGGAGAAGGTCAACCGCCCCGGGCGAGAGGATGTCGGCCAAGCCGCGGTCGGCTCCAGAACCGTCGCCCCGGCGGTGGTCCCCAAGCGCCGCGACGGCCGGTCGCTGCCGCCAGCATGA
- a CDS encoding fatty acid desaturase family protein encodes MSETVALSVSTAPGGAAGQRGSEFTALLRKVRGRGLLERRRGWYARMIAVNLLVLAAVVTGLVLAGDTWWTLLLAVPLAVWSARTAYVGHDAGHAQIAVGRRANRAIGLLHGNLLLGMSYAWWNDKHNRHHANPNHIEKDPDVGAGALVWTAEQAAVRRGFARWVTRHQAWLFFPMLLLEGIALKVSSVKDLWRQPVGGRAVEGVLLALHAAGYGALLLTCLPVGKAVVFGLLHQALFGLHLGMAFAPNHKGMEMPGPAGERWGHLRRQVLTSRNVRGGPVTDWLLGGLNYQIEHHLFPNMPRCHLGLVQPLVREHCRSLGLPYAETGLLDSYRQGLRHMHAVGGAARPE; translated from the coding sequence GGGGGCTGTTGGAGCGTCGCAGGGGCTGGTACGCGCGGATGATCGCCGTGAACCTCCTGGTCCTGGCCGCGGTGGTGACGGGGTTGGTCCTGGCCGGGGACACCTGGTGGACGCTGTTGTTGGCTGTGCCGCTGGCCGTCTGGTCTGCCCGCACCGCTTACGTCGGCCACGATGCCGGGCACGCCCAGATCGCCGTGGGCCGCCGGGCGAATCGCGCTATCGGACTGCTCCACGGCAATCTGCTTCTGGGCATGAGTTACGCGTGGTGGAACGACAAGCACAACCGGCACCACGCCAACCCCAATCACATCGAGAAGGACCCGGACGTCGGCGCCGGCGCGCTGGTGTGGACTGCGGAGCAGGCGGCTGTGCGCCGCGGGTTCGCCCGTTGGGTCACCCGCCACCAGGCGTGGCTGTTCTTCCCGATGCTGCTGCTGGAAGGCATTGCCCTGAAGGTGAGCAGTGTGAAGGACCTGTGGCGGCAGCCGGTGGGCGGGCGGGCTGTGGAGGGCGTGCTGCTGGCGCTGCATGCGGCCGGTTACGGTGCCCTGCTGCTGACCTGCCTGCCGGTGGGGAAGGCGGTGGTGTTCGGGCTGCTTCATCAGGCGCTTTTCGGGCTCCATCTGGGAATGGCTTTCGCGCCCAATCACAAGGGCATGGAGATGCCCGGCCCGGCGGGGGAGCGGTGGGGTCATCTGCGCCGTCAGGTCCTGACTTCGCGTAACGTGCGGGGCGGGCCGGTCACGGACTGGCTTCTGGGCGGGCTGAACTACCAGATCGAGCACCATCTCTTCCCGAACATGCCCAGGTGTCACCTTGGGCTCGTACAGCCTCTGGTGCGGGAACACTGCCGCAGTCTCGGGCTCCCGTATGCCGAGACCGGGCTGCTGGACTCCTATCGGCAAGGGCTGCGGCACATGCACGCGGTCGGCGGTGCGGCCCGGCCCGAGTGA
- a CDS encoding caspase family protein yields the protein MPADPHYRALLIGNATFPRDPHALLTLRGPLVDIEKLGQALTDDKVGLFPPDNVLSLPDKGVQELREELDQFFTTAGREDVLLLYYSGHGQLDEHGRLYLCAGDTTPDRLRATTLSAAEINNMIDSSAAATTIIVLDCCHSGTFKTGASLASPVAGKGRYVLASNRATQLARDAEVEGQPSPFTGMLVHGLRHAQSTSYLTVRELYDQVHHWMTKSTPLPPQLSFAGEGDVAIARRKKNRPRPRPAIPPAPDLLRAPLAGIRKKPTAEPATQTPSPRHLESDPPPTTRGSVTLIEGRGSTIWEWAGNWGYAGPWSILLLVIPAYYQFLAYHMVPTVWDFLGIKFNGPDENLSGGIGLQAVQLVLFLTLIFGPCTVVLGVIGGLIGVLASPLRLQVDGVALSKLGRGGKVVDRSWDDITKVYVKAGTKALTVRIAPGTKQADFDSWDIRPANPLAAREFIRLVRFYASSKFEDPKPDSSK from the coding sequence ATGCCGGCCGACCCGCACTACCGCGCGTTGCTGATCGGAAACGCTACTTTCCCTCGCGACCCCCATGCGCTGCTGACTCTGCGCGGACCGTTGGTCGACATCGAGAAACTCGGACAAGCACTGACCGATGACAAGGTCGGGCTGTTCCCTCCTGACAACGTCCTGTCCCTGCCGGACAAGGGAGTTCAGGAACTGCGGGAAGAGCTAGACCAATTCTTCACCACTGCAGGGCGCGAGGACGTGCTGCTGCTGTATTACAGCGGCCACGGCCAGCTCGATGAACACGGGCGCCTGTACCTGTGCGCCGGCGACACCACGCCGGACCGGCTCCGCGCCACGACGCTGAGCGCCGCGGAGATCAACAACATGATCGACAGCTCAGCCGCCGCGACCACTATCATCGTGCTCGACTGCTGCCACAGCGGCACGTTCAAGACAGGCGCCAGCCTGGCCTCTCCGGTGGCAGGCAAGGGCCGGTACGTCCTGGCCAGCAACAGGGCCACGCAGCTCGCACGCGATGCCGAAGTAGAGGGGCAGCCCAGCCCATTCACCGGAATGCTCGTGCACGGCCTGCGGCACGCCCAGTCCACCAGCTACCTCACGGTCCGTGAGCTCTACGACCAGGTGCACCACTGGATGACCAAGAGCACCCCCCTGCCCCCACAGCTGAGCTTCGCCGGGGAGGGCGACGTCGCCATCGCCCGCCGAAAGAAGAACCGTCCTCGGCCAAGACCCGCGATCCCCCCAGCGCCTGACCTCCTGCGCGCCCCCCTTGCCGGCATCAGGAAGAAGCCGACTGCCGAACCCGCCACCCAGACGCCCTCCCCGCGTCACCTCGAATCCGACCCGCCGCCGACCACGCGCGGATCAGTGACACTCATCGAAGGGCGCGGAAGCACAATCTGGGAGTGGGCCGGCAACTGGGGCTATGCCGGCCCCTGGAGCATCCTGTTGCTGGTGATACCCGCGTACTACCAGTTTTTGGCGTACCACATGGTGCCTACTGTGTGGGACTTTCTCGGCATAAAGTTTAATGGCCCGGACGAAAACCTGTCCGGGGGGATCGGGCTGCAAGCCGTACAGCTCGTTCTCTTCCTCACCCTGATATTTGGTCCCTGTACGGTCGTCCTGGGGGTCATTGGTGGACTCATAGGAGTTTTGGCGTCGCCGTTGAGGCTGCAGGTCGATGGTGTCGCCCTCTCCAAACTCGGGCGCGGCGGGAAGGTGGTGGACCGAAGCTGGGACGACATCACCAAGGTATACGTGAAGGCCGGCACGAAGGCACTCACCGTGCGCATCGCTCCGGGGACCAAGCAAGCAGACTTCGACAGCTGGGATATTCGCCCCGCTAACCCGCTGGCGGCGAGAGAGTTCATCCGTCTCGTCCGGTTCTATGCCTCCTCGAAGTTCGAAGACCCAAAGCCGGACAGCAGCAAGTAG
- a CDS encoding DUF6207 family protein, with protein MRARPGRPRHHGPDEDTVRAVTSRLDELWATSGIGPVRRLAGEPGVRARLYADARRSGTGGPV; from the coding sequence ATGCGAGCCAGGCCTGGTCGTCCTCGACATCACGGCCCAGACGAGGACACCGTAAGGGCAGTGACGTCCCGACTGGATGAGCTGTGGGCGACATCCGGCATCGGACCGGTGCGGCGCCTCGCGGGTGAACCAGGGGTACGGGCCCGCTTGTATGCGGACGCCCGACGTTCGGGCACTGGTGGCCCGGTGTAG
- a CDS encoding effector-associated constant component EACC1, translated as MASDVELTITTGTAKFALEDQRWLDQVATLHAALRGEAGTISRRGVPEPGAKGAVEAVILALGSSGALTAAVACFRTWLARDKTRALTVTWTDDQGAEQTLTVTGNNVDQASFQALAEGVGRRLGAD; from the coding sequence ATGGCTTCCGATGTAGAGCTGACGATCACGACGGGCACGGCGAAGTTCGCTCTGGAGGACCAGCGCTGGTTAGATCAAGTAGCGACACTGCACGCCGCCCTGCGCGGGGAGGCCGGGACAATATCCCGGCGAGGTGTCCCGGAGCCAGGCGCGAAGGGTGCTGTGGAGGCCGTGATCCTCGCCCTGGGCTCGTCCGGCGCGTTGACCGCTGCGGTGGCGTGCTTCCGGACCTGGCTGGCGCGGGACAAGACACGGGCCCTGACGGTGACGTGGACCGATGACCAGGGCGCCGAGCAGACGCTGACGGTCACCGGCAACAACGTCGATCAAGCATCATTCCAGGCCCTGGCGGAGGGCGTCGGCAGGCGTCTCGGAGCCGACTGA
- a CDS encoding IS1182 family transposase, with amino-acid sequence MSMWPRSVREVPEWTAVVARAAFPRGTFAMRVRDALGEIFTDAQFADLFARRGHPALSPGFLGMVAVLQYAEGLTDRQAADAVRGRIDWKYCLGLELTDAGFDSSVLSEFRTRLVEQESAGRLLERTLELLAERQLLGAGGVQRTDATHVVANIRLLNRLELVVETMRAALEALAAAAPGWLILHTSLDWWDRYERRASDYRLPRTEATRDALARTVGQDGRRLLAAAYAAHAPGWIREVPAVQVLRQVWVQQYQCADNGACVLRAAKDLPPGSLSIGSPYDTEARYSIKRGMAWRGYKAHFTETATPDKPRLIVHVETTEASRADVETTAGRHQALTAAGRAPKEELVDAAYVSVDHVITAANNGITLTGPLPPDSGWQARDPDAFDLRDFTIDFDNRHVTCPNGKQSRYWREAHSRDGLPIIQVTFRLPDCTTCPDRSRCTRSERNARAMTFRPREQLETQQRIRAEQATDAWKERYALRAGVESTMAQASSRCDVHRARYRGLARTHLQHMLTATALNLVRTDAWLAGIPPSGAWTSRLTRLRRELAAAM; translated from the coding sequence ATGTCTATGTGGCCGCGGTCTGTGCGTGAGGTTCCGGAGTGGACGGCTGTGGTGGCTCGTGCCGCCTTCCCGCGTGGGACGTTCGCGATGCGGGTCCGGGACGCGCTGGGTGAGATCTTCACGGATGCGCAGTTCGCCGATCTGTTTGCGCGACGAGGGCATCCGGCCTTGTCGCCGGGGTTCCTGGGGATGGTAGCGGTTCTGCAGTACGCCGAGGGACTGACCGACCGGCAGGCCGCCGACGCGGTACGCGGCAGGATCGACTGGAAGTACTGTCTGGGGCTGGAGTTGACCGATGCCGGCTTCGACTCTTCCGTGCTCAGCGAGTTCCGTACCCGCCTGGTCGAGCAGGAGTCCGCGGGCCGTCTTCTGGAGCGGACCCTTGAGTTGCTCGCCGAACGGCAGCTGCTCGGGGCCGGGGGTGTGCAGCGCACCGATGCCACGCACGTGGTGGCGAATATCCGGTTGCTTAACCGGCTGGAGCTCGTGGTGGAGACCATGCGGGCCGCGCTGGAGGCCCTGGCGGCAGCCGCGCCTGGGTGGCTGATCCTGCACACCTCGCTCGACTGGTGGGACCGTTACGAGCGGCGGGCCAGCGACTATCGGCTGCCGAGGACCGAGGCCACCCGTGATGCGCTCGCCCGCACGGTCGGCCAGGATGGCCGGCGCCTGCTGGCCGCCGCCTACGCGGCGCATGCGCCGGGCTGGATCCGGGAAGTTCCCGCCGTACAGGTGCTGCGACAGGTCTGGGTCCAGCAGTACCAGTGCGCCGACAACGGGGCCTGCGTGCTGCGGGCAGCCAAGGACCTGCCGCCGGGATCGCTCTCGATCGGCAGCCCGTACGACACCGAGGCCCGCTACAGCATCAAGCGGGGCATGGCCTGGCGCGGCTACAAGGCCCACTTCACCGAGACCGCCACGCCCGACAAGCCCCGCCTGATCGTGCACGTCGAGACCACCGAGGCCAGCCGCGCGGACGTGGAGACCACCGCTGGACGCCACCAGGCCCTCACGGCCGCCGGGCGGGCGCCCAAGGAGGAACTCGTGGACGCCGCCTACGTCAGCGTCGACCACGTCATCACCGCCGCGAACAACGGCATCACTCTGACCGGGCCGCTCCCACCCGACTCGGGCTGGCAGGCCCGCGACCCCGACGCGTTCGACCTGCGCGACTTCACCATCGACTTCGACAACCGGCACGTCACCTGCCCCAACGGCAAACAGAGCCGGTACTGGCGCGAAGCCCACAGCCGCGACGGACTCCCCATCATCCAGGTCACCTTCCGTCTCCCGGACTGCACCACCTGCCCGGACCGATCCCGCTGCACCCGCTCCGAGCGCAACGCGCGCGCCATGACTTTCCGGCCCCGTGAGCAGTTGGAGACACAGCAGCGGATCCGCGCCGAGCAGGCCACCGACGCGTGGAAGGAGCGCTATGCGCTGCGGGCCGGCGTCGAGAGCACCATGGCCCAGGCGTCCAGCCGCTGTGATGTCCACCGGGCCCGTTACCGCGGGCTCGCCCGCACTCATCTCCAGCACATGCTGACTGCGACCGCCCTCAACCTCGTCCGCACCGACGCCTGGCTCGCCGGTATCCCACCCTCCGGAGCCTGGACCTCACGCCTCACGCGCCTCCGCCGCGAACTCGCAGCCGCCATGTGA
- a CDS encoding helix-turn-helix domain-containing protein encodes MSDEQFDSVEALLEEARLTARMPDPAERLRLRQAAGLSRAQVAAAVGVGRQTVANWEDGTTDPQPPGRFKYLRLLEGLAQIHPAPAPAQGPAETAAPSGAPVAGSAVPETAWGPDGLAVQGEGSCLRCGVTTPYKATDGRSLHPGAMCQPPAAVAPPQAAATPAPVSAPSPPPALAPSRPQRRAKAAARAQAETAGLIGQAVHEELERAQGDADAAMKALVKRAIPDVMRLFEETRATARYTYTAYPALPDILKKPSKKEPDQIWEARPNFHHPDYSLKSRGSIAVTALDVNAAYLSALKVWLPIGKLEHSTGTDGVDPKRSGVHLITPSPWHHPHLPDPLGDRDQPGPVWVTNATLRLLLRLSGPKHGLLDPPVIHESWTSGATENFLDALRKTLTATRETAISEHDTITLEYIKAMYSKFISTMGESVHNREMVRPDWMHIIHSQAYANLWGKAYKAHQAGLDVIAMMGTDELHVTGDWRQVFPEGRGVAQMKIKHSEAKASGEYTVGTAAR; translated from the coding sequence ATGAGCGATGAGCAATTCGACAGTGTGGAGGCATTGTTGGAGGAGGCACGGCTGACGGCGCGTATGCCGGACCCGGCCGAGCGTCTGCGGCTGCGTCAGGCAGCCGGTCTTTCCCGTGCCCAGGTGGCGGCAGCGGTGGGGGTCGGTCGGCAGACGGTCGCCAACTGGGAGGACGGCACCACCGATCCGCAGCCGCCGGGACGCTTTAAGTACCTGCGGCTGCTGGAGGGCCTGGCCCAGATCCACCCCGCCCCCGCCCCGGCCCAAGGACCCGCCGAGACGGCCGCCCCGAGTGGCGCCCCGGTCGCAGGATCCGCTGTTCCGGAGACCGCGTGGGGCCCCGACGGGCTGGCCGTGCAGGGCGAGGGCTCCTGTCTCCGCTGCGGCGTTACGACGCCCTATAAGGCCACCGACGGCCGTTCCCTGCACCCCGGTGCCATGTGCCAGCCCCCAGCCGCCGTGGCGCCGCCTCAGGCCGCCGCCACGCCCGCCCCGGTCAGCGCACCCTCACCGCCTCCCGCGCTGGCTCCCTCGCGGCCGCAGCGCCGGGCGAAGGCCGCGGCCCGCGCGCAGGCGGAGACCGCCGGCCTCATCGGCCAGGCCGTGCACGAAGAGCTGGAACGCGCTCAAGGCGACGCCGACGCCGCGATGAAGGCCCTGGTCAAGCGTGCCATCCCGGACGTCATGCGCCTGTTCGAGGAAACCCGGGCCACCGCCCGCTATACCTACACCGCCTACCCGGCCCTGCCCGACATCCTCAAGAAGCCCTCGAAGAAGGAGCCGGACCAGATCTGGGAGGCCCGCCCCAACTTCCACCACCCCGACTACTCCCTCAAAAGCCGTGGGAGCATCGCGGTCACCGCCCTGGACGTCAACGCCGCCTACCTCTCCGCCCTCAAAGTCTGGCTGCCGATCGGGAAACTGGAACACTCCACCGGCACGGACGGCGTGGACCCCAAGCGCTCCGGAGTCCACCTGATCACCCCCTCACCCTGGCACCACCCCCACCTGCCCGACCCCCTCGGCGACCGCGACCAGCCCGGCCCCGTATGGGTCACCAACGCCACCCTGCGCCTCCTGCTGCGCCTATCCGGGCCGAAGCACGGGCTTCTCGACCCGCCGGTCATCCACGAATCGTGGACGTCCGGCGCGACCGAGAATTTCCTGGACGCCCTGCGAAAGACGCTCACTGCCACGCGGGAGACGGCTATCTCCGAGCACGACACCATCACTCTGGAATACATCAAGGCGATGTACTCGAAGTTCATCTCCACGATGGGCGAGTCGGTTCATAACCGCGAGATGGTGCGCCCGGACTGGATGCACATCATCCACAGCCAGGCGTACGCCAACCTCTGGGGCAAGGCATACAAGGCCCACCAGGCCGGTCTGGACGTCATCGCCATGATGGGCACCGACGAGCTGCACGTCACCGGCGACTGGCGGCAAGTCTTCCCCGAGGGACGGGGCGTCGCCCAGATGAAGATCAAGCACAGCGAGGCCAAGGCGTCCGGTGAGTACACCGTCGGCACGGCGGCCCGCTGA
- a CDS encoding tyrosine-type recombinase/integrase, whose translation MAALAVVRDLRERWAPATAEELERFETDVLSGFVLARASAGLADGTIRGDVGHLDQIRTWFGRPLWDMEPADADAYFGKVLRHSPSGTRLGRSQALSTYFMFLELRHKVEIHRMTGRVVECPIDEMNRPRGAKDAQLRIPPSEPEVETLFTGWGGELATCRKFAPTARNYTASKLMSQVGLRVSEACKLDLADIKWDLGRFGKLHVRHGKGARGSGPRERMVPLINGADRTLRWFIEDVWGQFDDDHTRPGAPLFPSERRCADGSSRRVGDDALRGGLKGAAKAHLPGWGEKLTPHVLRHFCASQLYANGLDLLAIQEVLGHSWIATTMRYVHVQQTRVEDAWVAGTERAAKRLEGLVR comes from the coding sequence TTGGCGGCGCTGGCAGTCGTACGGGACCTGCGTGAGCGCTGGGCGCCCGCGACGGCGGAGGAACTGGAGCGGTTCGAGACCGACGTGCTGTCCGGGTTCGTCCTCGCGCGGGCCTCGGCCGGCCTGGCGGACGGCACGATCCGCGGGGACGTCGGGCACCTGGACCAGATCAGGACCTGGTTCGGCCGGCCCCTGTGGGACATGGAGCCTGCCGACGCGGACGCGTACTTCGGGAAGGTGCTGCGGCACTCGCCCAGCGGCACTCGGCTGGGCCGGTCACAGGCACTGAGCACGTACTTCATGTTCCTGGAGCTGCGGCACAAGGTCGAAATCCACCGGATGACCGGCCGGGTAGTCGAGTGCCCGATCGACGAGATGAACCGGCCGCGAGGCGCCAAGGACGCCCAGCTGCGGATCCCTCCGAGCGAGCCGGAGGTCGAGACACTGTTCACCGGCTGGGGCGGCGAGCTGGCCACCTGCCGCAAGTTCGCCCCGACCGCCCGGAACTACACGGCCTCGAAGCTGATGTCACAGGTCGGCCTGCGGGTGAGCGAAGCGTGCAAGCTCGACTTGGCCGACATTAAGTGGGACCTGGGCCGCTTCGGCAAGCTCCACGTCCGCCACGGCAAGGGCGCCCGCGGATCTGGGCCGCGCGAGCGCATGGTGCCGCTGATCAACGGCGCCGACCGCACGCTGCGATGGTTCATCGAGGACGTGTGGGGCCAGTTCGACGACGACCACACCCGCCCCGGCGCCCCGCTGTTCCCCTCCGAGCGCAGATGCGCCGACGGCTCCTCGCGCCGGGTGGGCGACGACGCCCTGCGCGGCGGGCTCAAGGGGGCGGCCAAGGCGCATCTGCCGGGCTGGGGCGAGAAGCTGACGCCGCACGTCCTGCGGCATTTCTGTGCATCCCAGCTCTATGCGAACGGGCTGGACCTGCTCGCAATTCAGGAGGTTCTGGGACATTCCTGGATCGCCACGACGATGCGATACGTCCACGTCCAGCAGACCCGGGTCGAGGACGCCTGGGTCGCCGGGACCGAGCGGGCCGCGAAGCGGCTGGAAGGGCTGGTCCGATGA
- a CDS encoding transposase has translation MGSQYSKRYSEEFKRDAIALARSSSKTITEVARDLG, from the coding sequence GTGGGTAGTCAGTACTCGAAGCGGTATTCGGAGGAGTTCAAGCGGGACGCGATCGCGTTGGCCCGTTCCTCCAGCAAGACGATCACGGAGGTCGCGCGGGATCTGGGGTGA
- a CDS encoding integrase core domain-containing protein: protein MGLRQSTGRTGSCFDNAAAESFWAVLKEEIGIRLWPDRATARAEAFAFIETFYNRRRLRKHPLFGYLTPHETRQRFRNDHVLAA from the coding sequence TTGGGACTTCGGCAAAGCACCGGCCGGACCGGCTCATGCTTTGACAACGCCGCAGCCGAGAGCTTCTGGGCCGTACTCAAGGAAGAGATCGGCATCCGGCTCTGGCCCGACCGGGCCACCGCCCGCGCCGAGGCCTTCGCCTTCATCGAGACCTTCTACAACCGGCGCCGCCTCCGCAAGCACCCTCTCTTCGGGTACCTCACACCCCACGAGACGCGACAGCGGTTCCGTAACGACCACGTACTCGCAGCGTAG
- a CDS encoding IS3 family transposase, which translates to MSWLWPAPYAWLEAEEARQERERADEALAHEITVIHLASKGAYGVPRVHAELRRLGRTINRKRVERIMRERRITGVTRRKRRSLTRPDRQARPAPDLIGHDFTATRPGTRLVGDITYLPTREGWLYLACWLDLATREVVGYAMADHHRASLVVDALRTAHGRGDP; encoded by the coding sequence GTGTCCTGGCTGTGGCCCGCTCCTTATGCCTGGCTGGAGGCCGAGGAGGCGCGGCAGGAACGCGAGCGCGCGGATGAGGCCCTGGCCCACGAGATCACAGTGATCCACCTCGCTTCGAAGGGTGCCTACGGTGTCCCGCGCGTGCACGCCGAGCTGCGGCGACTGGGCCGGACCATCAACCGCAAGCGGGTTGAGCGGATCATGCGCGAACGCCGGATCACCGGTGTCACGCGCCGAAAACGCCGCTCGCTGACCCGCCCCGACCGGCAGGCACGGCCGGCCCCAGACCTGATCGGGCATGATTTCACCGCCACCCGGCCAGGCACCCGGCTGGTCGGGGACATCACGTACCTGCCCACCCGCGAGGGCTGGCTGTACCTGGCCTGCTGGCTGGACCTGGCTACGCGCGAGGTGGTCGGCTACGCGATGGCCGACCACCACCGCGCCTCCCTGGTAGTCGACGCGCTGCGGACGGCCCACGGCCGGGGCGACCCATAA
- a CDS encoding RNA polymerase sigma factor: protein MIAYVIVSGAPAAIAAETAQDCMIELFKRWERVSHPRAYVYKAAVRMWGRRAAKVRMEAPVDALPESTSLVPKPDALAEFEARHEMLQVLKALPPRQRQVLLLTLQEFTPAEIAEQLELDAGTVRAHLMRASRAAAARFEEGEEEQ, encoded by the coding sequence TTGATCGCGTATGTGATCGTCAGCGGCGCGCCTGCGGCGATCGCTGCGGAAACCGCCCAGGACTGCATGATCGAGCTGTTCAAACGGTGGGAGCGCGTCAGTCATCCGCGGGCTTACGTCTACAAGGCTGCGGTACGGATGTGGGGCCGTCGGGCCGCGAAGGTGCGGATGGAAGCGCCCGTCGACGCGTTACCCGAGTCGACGTCCCTGGTGCCCAAGCCCGATGCGCTGGCGGAGTTCGAAGCCCGGCACGAGATGCTGCAGGTGCTGAAAGCCTTGCCCCCACGGCAACGGCAGGTCCTGCTGTTGACACTTCAAGAATTCACTCCGGCCGAGATCGCAGAGCAACTGGAGCTGGACGCAGGAACGGTCCGCGCCCACCTGATGAGAGCCAGCCGAGCCGCTGCTGCCCGTTTCGAGGAGGGGGAGGAGGAGCAGTGA
- a CDS encoding IS256 family transposase translates to MTSENVSGSVEPVEAVPAKAVDDQLIDELVGRAQAGGLQLTGEGGLLQQLTKRLLESALEGEITDHLGYDKHDPAGKNGGNSRNGKRSKTVLTDVGPVEITVPRDRDGSFEPKIVKKRQKRLTGVDEMVISLAAKGLTTGEVQAHLAEVYGAEVSRQTISTITDKVLEGMAEWQSRPLDAVYPVVFIDAIHVKIRDGAVANRPVYVALAVTAEGRRDILGLWAGDGGEGAKHWLHILTEIKNRGVSDVLMLVCDGLKGLPEAVETLWPRTIVQTCVVHLLRNSFRYAARQDWDKIAKLLKPVYTAPTEEAALERFAEFADAWGRKYPAIVKLWENAWEEFIPFLRFDTEIRRIVCTTNAIESVNARIRRAVKARGHFPNEQAALKCVYMAIMSLDPTGKGQARWTMRWKTALNAFDITFDGRLSAARQ, encoded by the coding sequence ATGACCAGTGAGAACGTGTCCGGCTCTGTCGAGCCCGTGGAGGCTGTGCCGGCGAAGGCCGTGGACGACCAGTTGATCGACGAGCTGGTGGGCCGGGCCCAGGCCGGGGGTCTGCAGTTGACTGGTGAGGGCGGGCTGCTGCAGCAGCTGACCAAGCGGCTGTTGGAGTCCGCCCTGGAGGGTGAAATCACCGACCACCTCGGCTATGACAAGCACGACCCGGCGGGCAAGAACGGCGGCAACTCCCGCAACGGCAAACGCTCCAAGACAGTCCTGACCGACGTCGGACCTGTGGAGATAACCGTGCCCCGCGACCGCGACGGCTCCTTCGAGCCGAAGATTGTCAAGAAGCGGCAGAAGCGTCTGACCGGCGTCGATGAGATGGTCATCTCGCTGGCCGCGAAGGGCCTGACCACCGGCGAGGTCCAGGCCCACCTGGCGGAGGTCTATGGTGCCGAGGTCTCCCGCCAGACAATCTCCACCATCACGGACAAGGTGCTGGAGGGCATGGCCGAATGGCAGAGCCGCCCCCTCGACGCCGTCTATCCGGTGGTCTTCATCGACGCCATCCACGTGAAGATCCGCGACGGCGCGGTCGCCAACCGGCCCGTCTACGTGGCCCTGGCCGTCACCGCCGAGGGCCGGCGCGACATCCTGGGACTATGGGCCGGCGACGGCGGCGAGGGCGCCAAGCACTGGCTGCACATCCTCACCGAAATCAAGAACCGCGGCGTCAGTGATGTGCTCATGCTCGTCTGCGACGGGCTCAAGGGCCTGCCCGAGGCAGTGGAGACCCTCTGGCCGCGGACGATCGTGCAGACCTGCGTGGTGCACCTGCTGCGGAACTCCTTCCGCTATGCCGCCCGCCAGGACTGGGACAAGATCGCCAAGCTTCTGAAGCCCGTCTACACGGCGCCGACCGAAGAGGCCGCCCTGGAGCGGTTCGCCGAGTTCGCCGATGCCTGGGGCCGGAAGTATCCGGCGATCGTGAAGCTGTGGGAGAACGCCTGGGAGGAGTTCATCCCGTTCCTGCGGTTCGACACCGAGATCCGCCGCATCGTCTGCACGACGAACGCGATCGAGTCGGTCAACGCCCGCATCCGCCGGGCGGTCAAGGCTCGCGGCCACTTCCCCAACGAGCAGGCCGCCCTGAAGTGCGTCTACATGGCGATCATGTCCCTCGACCCCACCGGCAAGGGCCAGGCACGCTGGACCATGCGTTGGAAGACCGCGCTGAACGCCTTCGACATCACCTTCGACGGCCGCCTCTCCGCAGCCCGTCAGTAA